The Microcystis panniformis FACHB-1757 region AGGCTAGAAAACGAACAATCGGGGCTAGTTAAGGATATATCCGATTTAAAAGGGGCGAAATCGCTGATTATCCCCGTAACCGTCGCGATTATTACCGCCATACTCACGGTTTTCCTTCGCTCTTTACCCTCTCCCTAGACGAATCGCGCCCGGCCTAGAAATTGCCAAGTCTAGCGGAACGATCGCCAGCTGGCGGGGGTTAGGGAGATGGACAGAAATTCCTTTTCCATTCGCCCGCAGGTAAGCTGTTGACTATCTAAATTACTGGTTAAGACTGTCTATGAGTGCCGGAGTTGGGAGCGGGGAGAGGTAGTTCGAGCATTTGTACTAAACTTTTCAAGACGCGGTTTCAAGGCAGTACAGCTTATCTATACCAGGATTTCGGCAAAACATGAAAATTATCGCCTACACCTATACCAATCCCCTGCTTGATAGTCCCCCCGATAACTCGATTTCGACCTATTCTCCCGAACAAGTGTATCAGGATTTTGGCGATCGCTCACAACGGCAGCAACTGCTCCGCGATTGTCAAGGAACTCCCCCCGACTGCTGATCCTACGTCGCCTAGCAGAATTGGGAGACAATGGCACAGAAGTTAGCAAAATTTTACAATCCTTAGAAGCCCTCGACATAGATATAATTGCCCTAGAAGACCCAGATTATAAGCTGAATTTTGCCAAGATTCTGCAAGAAATATCAAAAAACGAACTAAGTAATCGTTTAAAAGCAGGTCACGCTCACAATCGTCTGCAAGCTTTGCCTCCCCCCGGAAAAGCACCCTACGGTTATCGTCGTGGCAAGGAGCGTTATATACTCGATCGCAGTACCGCACCGGTAGTCAAAGACTTTTTTGATCGCTTTTTGATTTCCGCTTCCCTGCGTTCCACGGTGCGCTATCTAGAAAAACGCTACGGCAAAAAGATATCGGTAGCTACTGCCCATAAATGGCTAACTAATCCCGTTTATCGCGGTGATTTGTGCTATCTCGGTCAAGATATTATCCCCGATACCCACACCCCGATTATCTCCCGGGAAGAAGCAGCCCAGATCGATCGCATCCTGAGAAATAATCGCAAATTACCCCCCCGCAGTGCCAGCGCCCCGCGTTCCTTAGCGGGTTTAGTCGTCTGTAATCAATGTCAATCGGGGATGACGATTACCAAAGTGACAGCGCGAGGAAAAGGCACAGAATACCTCTATTTGCGACCTTTGCAATGTCCCCGGACAAAAAAATGTTCGGCGATCGCTTATGAAAAAATTCTTCGTAGCACAATCGAGCGCATTTGTCAAGACCTACCAGCGACGATCGCTCAGATATCTTTACCTGATTTAGAGACGATCAAACGGGGAATGAGCGAGGAAATAGGGCAAAAAAACGATATTTTGTCGCAATTGCCCTCCCTAGAAGCGGCGGGAATTTTAGATCAAGAAACGGCTAATCTCAGGGCCTATAAACTTAAAAACGAGATCGCACAGATTCAAGGACGTTTAGACCAATTACCCCCCGATAACCTGACTATTATCGCTCGTGCCGTTGCTTTTCCGCAATTTTGGCGAGATTTATCGGAAATCGAGCGTCGTTTTTATTTTCGCGAGTTTATCCGTCGCATCGAAATCGAGAGAGAAACGGCTAATAATTGGCATTTACGTTTAATCTTCGTTTTTTAAGCAGGTGGGTATTAAAAACTTTCAGATCCCCCCACCTATCGGCACCCCCCTTATCAAGGGAGGCAGGGGGGAGCCAACCTAAAATCCATTTTTAATTTAATTATAACCAACTACTTAACAGTCTGGGACAATCTTAAAGTTAGCTAAAAATTGAGGAATTTTTGAGTGATCAATGCTAAGAAAAAGGCCAACAGCGATCGATCTCAACTATGAGCAATAACAAAAGATTAACTAGGTATAAAAAAGGGCGAAAATCCTCCCGGACAAAACCCCACCTTTACGATTATCACTATAACCAACCCGGGACGATGCCAGGGTTAATCACCATCGATGAAAATGCCGTTGCTACCGAGATATTTTTAATTAATTATAACCGTCAACAAGCGACTATAGTTAACAATCTCTTACCTCAAGACTGTCTTAAATATTTATCCAATGATTCCATCTCTTGGATCGATATCGTCGGTTTGGGTAATGAAGATAAACTGCAAGAGTTGGGGGAAATTTTTCATTTGCATCCCTTAACCCTTGAGGATATAGTCAGTATTCCCCAAAGACCAAAAGTGGAAGAATGCGAGAATTATATTTTAATTATAGTGCCAATGGCCATCCTGATCGATCATCAGGGTTTTTTGTTAGAACAAATCAGTTTAATAGTCGGGAAGAATTATGTTTTAACCGTGCAGGAAGAAGGACAATACGATTCTTTAGAGGGAGTTAGGGAAAGAATCCGTTTAAATAAAGGTTCCATCCGGCAGCAAAAATCGGGTTATTTAGCCTACGCAATTTGGGATGCTATTATTGACGGTTATTTTCCTGTTTTAGAGTCCTACGGAGAAAGAATCGAGGAGTTAGAAAACGAAATTTTAGCTAGTCCCACGGAGCAGACTTTATCAAAAATTTACCAACTACGTCAGGAATTACTCTCCCTGCGACGAGCAATTTGGCCGCAAAGGGATACCCTCAATGCTCTTTTACGGGATGAGTATATTGTCATCGATACAACGATTAAACCCTATCTAAGAGACTGTTATGACCATGTGGTACAAATCCTCGATGTTATCGAAAATTACCGGGAATTCGCCAATGGTTTAATGGATTTTTACCTTTCTTCCGTGAGTAATAAAATGAACGAGATTATGAAAACTTTAACGGTAATCTCGACTATTTTTATCCCTCTCACCTTCATTGTCGGTATTTATGGCATGAACTTTAATACTGATAAATCTCCCTATAATATGCCCGAATTAGAATGGTATTGGGGCTATGTGTTCGTCTGGGTGTTGATGCTAACCGTTGCTTTCAGTTTAATCATTTTCTTTTGGCGACGCGGCTGGTTTAAGAACCTATCGACAGCGAAGAAAAGATAAACTGTTAAGCAGATTAGACAGACTGGATTACCTTGCCGGCATCTAGCAAGAGAAAATGGCTATTGCAGAGAAATTAATAGTTTAGTGTCGGCGGTATTTTTTAACACTTTCAGTTGATGGCTTCTCATTTTGTCCAACCAACTATAGTGCTGGCTGTGACATTGATAGACGATATCGATGTCACCAATCTCTGACTTAACCTGAGCCAAGTAGTTTTCTAGTTCGCTAATTTTCATAACCAATCTCGCTTGCGCTGAAGGACATCAACCCCAAACCAAGAATTATCGCTAAAGGATAGGGGTGACTACAGTTACTATTATAGGCCGATCATAATTCCTAAAAAAGTTCTTATCTAACAAAGTTAGCTAATGTCAGGGTTAGATGATATTGGCGAAGTTTCTTTCTAGTCGTCTAGGGGGCAGCACCATCCCTAGGCAAACGGGCTAATTTACCGAAGAATGGCCGCAGTAATGCCCAAGCAATGCCGATAATCGGGCCAAGTCAAGAAATAAAAAATGCTCGATATTGTCTTTCCCTTCGCCCAGCTTCGATAATTAATTCTTTTTTCATTACTTTTTAGTCTCTGGGGGTGGCTGTTGAGAAGCTGCCGCAATCGCTTGATTTAAACGAGTTAATTCCTCCTTAAATTTTGGTTCTTGGGGATAGTCTTTGACTAATTTTTCTAGGAGACTTTTCGCCCCAGAAACGTCTTGAGTTTGTAATCTTGTTCCATAAAGAACTAGCATCACTTCCAGATTGTCGGGATATTTTTGATATAACTTTTCTAAAGGTTCTCTGGCTCCGATAAAATCTTTTAACTGTAAACGAGCTTGGGCTAGTCCTTGCAAAGCAGTGGGGTTATCTGGTTCACGTTCGAGAATTTTCTCGTAACCTTTGACCATTTCTTCTAATTTTTCGGGAGGAATAGTTGCCTCTTGCCCGGGTTGATTGCCTTGGGGGGAATTAGAATTATTATTTTTCAATAAACCTAAGGTTGGCACCACCATTAAAGCCAGAAATACTAAACCAGAGGAAACAATTAAGACTCGTTTGAGCGTATCGTTATTTTTTTGGGGCATACTTTTTAAAGATTAGAGATAAGATTAATTATTGGTGACTCGATGAAATTCGTGACCCCAAAGATTATAAGCCCAAATTCCCAAGCCAAAACTACCTAAGCAGAGGAGGGTGAGCATCAGGAAAACTTGCCACCTATTGTAACCTGCTTCCTGAAGTTCTAGACGACCAAGGATAGTGGCGGCTAAGAGGATTAAAACTCGACTAAATACCGCCCACTTGTGGAAGATAAAAACTACCGCCAAAGACCAGCCGAGAATTGATAATACAGCACTAATATCGTTTTTAAACCAACTGCGGAAAAATACCGGCATTAAGTGACTAAACAGAGTTAATCCTAGGGCAATTGAGAGGATAACCCCTACCGCTAGGATATAGATGATGATTTCTAGCCATTCGCTAGTGAGAGTCCAATTCATCTCATCACCGCGGGCAAGTAACCAATCACTCCATGATAAACGCTCATGGGCGATCGACCAGCCAAACAGCCCATAGACCGATGGAATCAGAAAAGTAAGTAGTATAATACGCCAAAACATAATCAGTTATCAGTTATCAGTTATCAGTTATCAGTTTTGAGTTATTAGTTATCAGTTTTGAGTATTAAGGTTCTTCGTTACTTGGTATGGTTCGATAGGGGGGCATAAATCGACTAAATCCTTATCTGGCAAGAGACTTAATTGATTAGTTCGCTCTAGAGCAAAAACAATTGACAAAAATCGCTAAATGCCTTTCTATATAAGGGTTCCATCCCTTATAACCCCCGTCCATTGCATAACACAAACCGAAGAGCCAGTATCCTAAGTGAGCAGTATGTATTAAGTGAGCCTGATCAAATGCCAGTTTACTACTGTCTTTTCACTGATTACTGTTTACTGCTTACTGATCACTGATCACTGTTTACTGATCACTGAAAAAAGTCAAGCCTGAACTCTGAAAGAGACGAAAATTGCCCCTTTTCAGACTTCAGGCCCGTGGAGTTGTCCCGATCGCTTAGGACATATACTGGATGATAAAGTCGAAGTAGGGGGCTGCTTCCACGGCATCCTCTTGAGTCAAAAGACCTAAAGCGGCCTCTTTGAGACAACGAATCGCCTCCACCATGCCGGGGACGGGAACATTAAGAGAGTTATACATCTCTTTGACCCCGATTAGGCCGGTTTGTTCGATCGGTGCTTTATCTCCGGCTAATACCCCATAGGTAACTAGACGCAGATACCAACCATAATCGCGCAAGCATTGATTATATTGACGCTGACCGTAGGCATTACCCCCCGGCGCTCTATAATCGGGACGTTTCTTGAACAGTTGTTTTTGAGCCTGATCGACGATTTTTTTCTCATTTTCAGCGAGAGTCTCGGCAATGCGAATTCTCTGCTCACCGGTTTTTAAAAACTGCCCGATACCCTGTAGTTCACCACTACTAGGATAACGAAGTTCGTCGTCGGCTTTGAGGATGACTTGGCTAACTACGCTCATAATATCAAGGTAAATTCTGATAACATTCTGTAGTTTATCTCAGGTCGGGGTCTGGAAGTCGAGTCATCCCTGCTGGTTGGGCAATTCCTAAAAATTGTAATATTTCGTTATGAGTTTCCCCGACAGCCCGGTTACTGTCTAGAATGAATGTATTAGTGGTCAGGAGCGAGGAGATGGCAATTGAGATGTCACCGCACACCGATTAACTTGAACCCGATAACTGGTAATTAATATGGAATTTTTAGCATCCTTCCTATTGATAGCGGGCATTCTGGGATTAAATGGCTTTAAAATCGATCGAGAATACCAGCGTGGTGTTATCTTTCGTCTAGGGCGTTATCAAGACACCAAAGGCCCTGGACTGTACTGGATCATTCCCCTAGTTGACCAAAAAATGCAGCTGGATATTCGCACCAAAACCGTCGATATCGCCCCGCAAGAAACTGTCACCGCCGATAATGTCACAATTAAGGTTAATGCGGTTCTCTACTATCGCATTATCGACCCTAGCAAAGCGATTAATAAAGTCGAATCCTATCCTGCGGCCGTTTATCAAGCGGCCATGACCACTTTAAGAAATGTAGTTGGTCAAAATCATCTCGATGATGTCTTGCAAAAACGAGACAAAATTAATCATGCGGTTCAACAAATTGTCGATGAAATTAGCGAACCTTGGGGCATTGATATCGAACGGGTGGAGATGAAAGATGTGGAAATTCCCACCGGTATGCAGCGAGCTATGGCCAAGGAAGCGGAAGCATTGCGAGAAAAACGGGCCCGTTTGATTAAAGCGGCCGCAGAACAGGAAGCCTCCCTAAAATTAGCGGAAGCTTCCCGATTAATCATGGAAAATCCCGCCGCTTTGGAATTACGCCGCCTACAAATGTTAACGGAAATTGGAGCGGAAAATAACACCAGTACCGTGATTATGCTCCCCTCCGATATCTTAAATCTCGCTCAAAAATTAGCCGAAAAACCATCACAAAATGGCTCAATTGTCAATAGCCAAAAGGGTTAATTTTCTCTGGTGTGTTAGGTTGGTTTAACACACCTAAAATTGTTAAGTAGCTGGTTATAATTAAATTAAAAATGGATTTTAGGTTCGATCCCCCCTGCCCCCCTTGATAAGGGGGGTGCCGATAGGCGGGGGGATCTGATAATTTTTAACGCCTACCTACTTAATTAACGCATGGTGACAAATTCCTCGGCAGCACTGGGATGAATGCCGACAGTGGCATCAAAATCGGCTTTTGTTGCACCCATTTTTACGGCAATGGCTACTCCTTGAATAATTTCTGCGGCGTGATCTCCTACCATGTGCGCCCCAAGGATTTTACCACTTTCCTGATGGACAACTAATTTCATCAAAGTTTTGTCCTCTCGGCCTGGTAAAACATTGTAACCGGGGCGGAATTTAGACCGATAAACTTTAATTCCCGTGTCACCATATAGGTTTTTGGCTTGCAATTCTGTTAATCCCACCGTCGCCGCTTCAGGAGTAGAAAATACTGCCGAGGGAACGTTTTCATAACTCATTAACCGGGGTTTATTACCAAAGACTGTATCGGCAAAAGCTCGCCCCTGATTAATGGCGACGGGAGTTAAATTAATTTGATCAGTACAATCGCCCACGGCATAGATATTGTCTTCGCTGGTTTGGCTATACTCGTTGACAACAATTGCCCCGTTTTTTACCTCGACATTGACATTCTCTAAGCCCAATTTTTCCAGCTTAGGAATTCTTCCAGTAGCGGCTAATCCTAGGGCATCAACAAAGATAATTTCTCCAGTTTCTTTCCCCTGAATATGTACTTTTAACCCCTCAGCAGTTTTCTCGATCGAAGTGGGGAAAGTTTCGGGCATAATTTTAATTCCCTGACGGATCATTTCTGCTTGAATCTCATCGCGGATATCCTCATCAAACCCTCTTAAAATCTTGTCTTTACGGATTAACTGCACCACTTCCGTCCCCAATCCGTGCATAATACCAGCAAATTCCACCCCAATATATCCCGCCCCTAAAACTATAATTCTTTTCGGTTGTTCTGGCAGTTGAAACATGGCATCAGAAACTACTGTATGTTCTATCCCCGGAATATCGGGTTTAACGGGATGTCCCCCCACGGCAATTAAAATTTTATCGGCAGTAATTTTCTCCTCTCCTACCTCTAGGGTATGGGTATCAATAAACTTGGCATAATTAGGAAAAATCGTCACTTGAGAATTATCGAGCATCTTTTGATAAATGCCATTTAAACGGATAGTTTCCTGATTAACGGCGCTAATTAATTTTTGCCAATTTAACTGACTCTCTACTGGACTCCAACCGTAACCTTCCGCATCCTTAAATAGTTGCGGAAAACGACTAGAATAAACCATTAATTTTTTGGGAATACAACCACGATTAACACAGGTTCCTCCCAAGCGATCGTATTCTGCTAATCCCACTTTTGCCCCGTATTCGGCTGCCCGTCTAGCGGTGGCAATACCCCCAGAACCACCACCAATCACGAATAAATCAAAATCATAACTCATAAAAATATCCTCGCGAATGTATAGAAATTTGACGGAATCAAGAAACTTTCTGGGCAAAAAAGGAAGCGAATATCTCGGATCAATCCCTAAGTGAATCTATTCAGTAACTAGGACAATATGGTCACTAAGGCTGCTAAATTAAGTAGGTAGGTATTAAAAACTTTCAGATCCCCCCGCCTATCGGCACCCCCCTTATTAAGGGGGGCAGGGGGGATCAAACCTAAAATCCATTTTTAATTTAATTATAACCAGCTACTTAGAGTCAATTTATCTACTGCCAAGATTTAATTCTATGCTAACACGCCGCTCGAAATTATCTTTTCTCTTGGGGACTTGTTCCCTATTTCTCTGGGTAAACCATCCCGTCACCCTCGCAACCCCCATCAGTCAAGACAATTCCCCCCCTTCCCAGTTTATCTGTCCGGCAGACTTAGCCACCGAGATTGATCGCATTTTGGACCGCCCCGATTATCAAGGCACTTATTGGGGAATTTTAGTAAAATCCCTCAATTCTCAGGAAAATCTCTATAGTCTCCACGAAAATAACTTTTTTACTCCCGCTTCTACCGCGAAATTATTAACCACTGCCGCCGCTTTTAGCAAATTTAACCGCGATTATCGTCTGAAAACCCCCATTTTAGCCCAAGGCAACCCCCCCGATTTAGAGACTTTAACCTTAGTCGGCAGGGGAGATGCAACCATAACCACAGAAAAGTTAGAGAAATTAGCAGAAAAGTTAAAAGCAGGGGGAATTAACTCAATTTCTCGCTTAATTGTCGTTGCTAGTCCTTTTGTCGTCTCCGATAGTCAAAAAACTTGGGAATGGGAAGATGTCTTTTTTGACTATGCTGTACCCGCTTCTAGCTTGGTTTTAAACGAAAATTCCGTCAATTTAAGGCTTTTACCGCGACAATTGGGGCAAAGCTTAGATTTACAATGGTCTGATCCCATTGCCGCTAAACAATGGCTAATTGAGAATCAAACCAGCACCGCAGCGCAAGGAAGCCCGAATACTCTGGCAATTAAGGGCAATTTAGCCAATAATCGCCTGATTATCACCGGTTCTCTGGCGATTGATAGTCAAGATGATTTTAATTTAGCTATTCCCCAACCTTCGGAGTATTTCCTGGCTCGCTGGCGTAATATCCTTGAAAAAGCGGGAATTACCGTTAAAAACGCCGAAATTAGCTCAGAAATTCGCGGTTATGAGATCACCAATTTAGAATCAGAACCCCTAGCATATTTGGTGGAAAAAGTCAATAAAAATAGCGATAATTTACTAGCCGAAACCCTACTACAAATGCTCGGCGGTGTGTCGGGATTGCAAGAAACTTTAACAAAACTGGGAATTAACAGCGATGGTTATAAAATCGGCGATGGTTCGGGGCTATCACGACAAAACCTGATTAAACCCAAGACTTTAGGTCAAATATTACAACTAATGGCAGAAAACCCTGATTATCGTCGTTCTTTAGCCATTGGCGGCATTGATGGCACTTTAACCAATAGATTTCGCCAGACTCCCCTAGAAGGACGATTACAGGCAAAAACCGGGACTTTAACCGGAGTTACCGCTCTCGCAGGTTATCTAGAAACCGCCGACAATCAACCCCTAATCTTTAGCATAACCGTCAATAACAGCGATAAACCCGCCACTACCCTCAGAAACGGCATCGATGAGGTGATTTTGCTCCTAGGACAGTTAAAACGCTGTTAATCTTTAGGAGCCGGGAGATAGGGAGATGGGGAGATAGGGAGATAGGGAGATAGGGAGATGGGGAAATTTCAGCTAAATTCCCCCACTACCCCAACACCCCACTACCCCAACACCCCAACCCGCAACCAATTCGATCGAGCCATTTAAGTAGGGAGGCACAATTATTTGTAGGATGGGTTAGCGGTAGCGTAACATGAGCGGGGGTTGGGTTTCATGCTTCAACCCAACCTACGTTCATCTTATATTTAATTCCACCCACCCACTTAATCACAGAAGCTTGTATACTTTTGTAAAAATTGCTTCTAGCTGACCTGTAGATTAATCGACGGAGTATTGATATATGTATATAGTTCAGGTTGCCTCTGAGTGCGCCCCAGTGATTAAAGCTGGGGGATTGGGGGATGTGGTATATGGATTGAGTCGAGAATTGGAAATTCGCGGTCATTGCGTGGAGCTAATCCTACCCATGTATGATTGTATGCGCTACGACCAAATTTGGGGCTTACACGAGGCTTATCGGGACCTGTGGGTGCCTTGGTACGGTGGCGCAATTCACTGTAACGTTTTTTGTGGTTGGGTACACGGGCGCTTGTGTTTCTTTATTCAACCTAATTCGGGGGATAATTTCTTTAATCGCGGTACTTACTACGGCTGTAAAGACGATAATATGCGTTTTGCCTTCTTCTCTAAAGCCGCTTTAGAATTTTTGCTCAGAAGTAATAAACGTCCCGATATAATTCATTGTCACGACTGGCAAACTGGTTTAATTCCGCCCTTACTTTTTGAAATTTATAAATATCATGGTATGGGCAATCAGCGCGTTCTTTACACCATCCATAACTTTAAACATCAAGGATTTGGAGGTGCAGAAATTCTCTGGGCAACAGGATTAAATAACGATCCTTACTACTTTAGCTATGCCCGACTGCGCGATAACTTCAATCCTTTTGTGATTAATTTTATGAAAGGTGGGATCGTTTTTGCCAACTATTTCAATACCGTCTCACCTCACCATGCTTGGGAAGCACACCACACCGATGTTAGTTATGGTTTAGGTCATACAATTCACCAGCATCAACACAAATTTACTGGCATTCTCAACGGTTTAGATTACAATATCTGGAACCCGGAAGTGGATAAATTTATTGCTGCACCCTACGGTGTTGATAGCTTCTCCGAGAAGGCACGCAATAAAAAGGCACTGCGAGAAAGACTCTGGTTAAGAGATGAAGCAGAAAAACCCTTAATTTGTTATGTCGGTCGTTTAGATGACCAAAAAGGCGTACATTTAGTTCACCATGCCATGTATTATGCCTTAGCTCGCGGGGCGCAATTTGTCCTCTTAGGTTCCGCCACCGAATCGTTAATTAATAACTGGTTCTGGCATGAGAAAAATCACCTCAATAATAACCCTGATGTTCATATTGAATTGGGCTTTAATGAGGAATTATCTCACCTCATTTATGCGGGGGCCGATATGATTGTGGTTCCCAGTAATTTTGAACCCTGCGGACTGACACAAGTAATCAGCTTAAAATACGGAACCGTTCCCATCGTCCGGGGAGTTGGTGGTTTAGTTAATACGGTTTTTGATCGCGATTATGATACCTATCACAAACCGGAAGAACGCAATGGTTTTGTCTTTTTTGATCCCGATAATAATGCCCTCGAATCAGCCATGTCCCGGGCATTAGAATTGTGGTACACTCAACCAGAAGAATTCCAAAAATTAGCGATTCAAGGTATGGAATGCGATTACTCTTGGAATCGCCCTGGGGAAGAATACGTTGCCCTCTATGAAATGATTCGCCACAAATAAACTGTCTTGTCTCTAGCAATTCCCTGGCAGTTGTCAACAGAAATTCGAGGAATAGATTTGTTGAAATTTCTAGGGTAATTGCTTTAGTTTTGACCGACTCCTAACCCCACCAACAAACTTTTTCAGTAAACCCTACCTAGTAGAGCAGAAATGTTAACTTTGCTTGGTATTCTTGGGTGAGGGGATGACTAACTCCCAAAATCTGAAATATGGCTAACATGGCTTTTCTTGCGCCATCCTGACGATATTTTCTACTTTCTCCCACCAGGCTGATCAGTTTATCTAAAGCGGCGGCATAATCTTCTTTTAAAGCGAAATTAATCCCAGCAAAAAATATCAGATCGAGGGGATTATTTTCTGGTTTTAACTGTTGGAATTCTAGGATAGTTTTCCAACCTTTAATAACAGGATTTTCCTCTTTAATAGCACTGATTAATCGATAAGCGTCTGACCATTTTTCTAGACGCATGAGAAATTTTACCGCCATAATAATTAATCGCTGTTCGTTGGGATATTTAGGAAAAAGACGATCAAATAATTGTTTGGCTGCGGGCAAATTATCGAGGGCGATCGCTTCTTGTATTTCTGCTAATCCTGTTTCTAATTCCGATTGTAAATCCAGACGGGAAAATAAGTCTCTAATTTGTTCTTCTGGCAAAGCACCGACAAAACAGGGTAACACTTCTCCCTTGCTGACAATTCGCACATCGGGAACTCCTTCCACATCGTATTGTTCGGCTAATTCGGGATTTTTATCTATATCTATTTTGGCTAGGATAAAATT contains the following coding sequences:
- the glgA gene encoding glycogen synthase GlgA; translated protein: MYIVQVASECAPVIKAGGLGDVVYGLSRELEIRGHCVELILPMYDCMRYDQIWGLHEAYRDLWVPWYGGAIHCNVFCGWVHGRLCFFIQPNSGDNFFNRGTYYGCKDDNMRFAFFSKAALEFLLRSNKRPDIIHCHDWQTGLIPPLLFEIYKYHGMGNQRVLYTIHNFKHQGFGGAEILWATGLNNDPYYFSYARLRDNFNPFVINFMKGGIVFANYFNTVSPHHAWEAHHTDVSYGLGHTIHQHQHKFTGILNGLDYNIWNPEVDKFIAAPYGVDSFSEKARNKKALRERLWLRDEAEKPLICYVGRLDDQKGVHLVHHAMYYALARGAQFVLLGSATESLINNWFWHEKNHLNNNPDVHIELGFNEELSHLIYAGADMIVVPSNFEPCGLTQVISLKYGTVPIVRGVGGLVNTVFDRDYDTYHKPEERNGFVFFDPDNNALESAMSRALELWYTQPEEFQKLAIQGMECDYSWNRPGEEYVALYEMIRHK
- a CDS encoding tetratricopeptide repeat protein, with protein sequence MGYSIEVDGTNFDSEVIEKSYLNTVILDFYALWCGPCKLVKPMLEKLASEYNFILAKIDIDKNPELAEQYDVEGVPDVRIVSKGEVLPCFVGALPEEQIRDLFSRLDLQSELETGLAEIQEAIALDNLPAAKQLFDRLFPKYPNEQRLIIMAVKFLMRLEKWSDAYRLISAIKEENPVIKGWKTILEFQQLKPENNPLDLIFFAGINFALKEDYAAALDKLISLVGESRKYRQDGARKAMLAIFQILGVSHPLTQEYQAKLTFLLY
- the corA gene encoding magnesium/cobalt transporter CorA, with translation MSNNKRLTRYKKGRKSSRTKPHLYDYHYNQPGTMPGLITIDENAVATEIFLINYNRQQATIVNNLLPQDCLKYLSNDSISWIDIVGLGNEDKLQELGEIFHLHPLTLEDIVSIPQRPKVEECENYILIIVPMAILIDHQGFLLEQISLIVGKNYVLTVQEEGQYDSLEGVRERIRLNKGSIRQQKSGYLAYAIWDAIIDGYFPVLESYGERIEELENEILASPTEQTLSKIYQLRQELLSLRRAIWPQRDTLNALLRDEYIVIDTTIKPYLRDCYDHVVQILDVIENYREFANGLMDFYLSSVSNKMNEIMKTLTVISTIFIPLTFIVGIYGMNFNTDKSPYNMPELEWYWGYVFVWVLMLTVAFSLIIFFWRRGWFKNLSTAKKR
- the dacB gene encoding D-alanyl-D-alanine carboxypeptidase/D-alanyl-D-alanine endopeptidase, whose translation is MLTRRSKLSFLLGTCSLFLWVNHPVTLATPISQDNSPPSQFICPADLATEIDRILDRPDYQGTYWGILVKSLNSQENLYSLHENNFFTPASTAKLLTTAAAFSKFNRDYRLKTPILAQGNPPDLETLTLVGRGDATITTEKLEKLAEKLKAGGINSISRLIVVASPFVVSDSQKTWEWEDVFFDYAVPASSLVLNENSVNLRLLPRQLGQSLDLQWSDPIAAKQWLIENQTSTAAQGSPNTLAIKGNLANNRLIITGSLAIDSQDDFNLAIPQPSEYFLARWRNILEKAGITVKNAEISSEIRGYEITNLESEPLAYLVEKVNKNSDNLLAETLLQMLGGVSGLQETLTKLGINSDGYKIGDGSGLSRQNLIKPKTLGQILQLMAENPDYRRSLAIGGIDGTLTNRFRQTPLEGRLQAKTGTLTGVTALAGYLETADNQPLIFSITVNNSDKPATTLRNGIDEVILLLGQLKRC
- a CDS encoding slipin family protein; this encodes MEFLASFLLIAGILGLNGFKIDREYQRGVIFRLGRYQDTKGPGLYWIIPLVDQKMQLDIRTKTVDIAPQETVTADNVTIKVNAVLYYRIIDPSKAINKVESYPAAVYQAAMTTLRNVVGQNHLDDVLQKRDKINHAVQQIVDEISEPWGIDIERVEMKDVEIPTGMQRAMAKEAEALREKRARLIKAAAEQEASLKLAEASRLIMENPAALELRRLQMLTEIGAENNTSTVIMLPSDILNLAQKLAEKPSQNGSIVNSQKG
- the gorA gene encoding glutathione-disulfide reductase; protein product: MSYDFDLFVIGGGSGGIATARRAAEYGAKVGLAEYDRLGGTCVNRGCIPKKLMVYSSRFPQLFKDAEGYGWSPVESQLNWQKLISAVNQETIRLNGIYQKMLDNSQVTIFPNYAKFIDTHTLEVGEEKITADKILIAVGGHPVKPDIPGIEHTVVSDAMFQLPEQPKRIIVLGAGYIGVEFAGIMHGLGTEVVQLIRKDKILRGFDEDIRDEIQAEMIRQGIKIMPETFPTSIEKTAEGLKVHIQGKETGEIIFVDALGLAATGRIPKLEKLGLENVNVEVKNGAIVVNEYSQTSEDNIYAVGDCTDQINLTPVAINQGRAFADTVFGNKPRLMSYENVPSAVFSTPEAATVGLTELQAKNLYGDTGIKVYRSKFRPGYNVLPGREDKTLMKLVVHQESGKILGAHMVGDHAAEIIQGVAIAVKMGATKADFDATVGIHPSAAEEFVTMR
- a CDS encoding allophycocyanin subunit alpha-B, whose product is MSVVSQVILKADDELRYPSSGELQGIGQFLKTGEQRIRIAETLAENEKKIVDQAQKQLFKKRPDYRAPGGNAYGQRQYNQCLRDYGWYLRLVTYGVLAGDKAPIEQTGLIGVKEMYNSLNVPVPGMVEAIRCLKEAALGLLTQEDAVEAAPYFDFIIQYMS
- a CDS encoding tetratricopeptide repeat protein, with the protein product MPQKNNDTLKRVLIVSSGLVFLALMVVPTLGLLKNNNSNSPQGNQPGQEATIPPEKLEEMVKGYEKILEREPDNPTALQGLAQARLQLKDFIGAREPLEKLYQKYPDNLEVMLVLYGTRLQTQDVSGAKSLLEKLVKDYPQEPKFKEELTRLNQAIAAASQQPPPETKK